One bacterium genomic window carries:
- a CDS encoding tetratricopeptide repeat protein, translating into MNTGADYVPSHPHRFRAALFAAAFCALAAAASAGSQTRWMREHPDVSWNYLRSWEARHQWLTPRREGRLLFQKERPEEARRALEEAVRQGAEDGETLYELGYCRRVLDGVGEGSLECFSRAASWFEVNDPAHPYFFNSLYLAGDTLSGQGNNREALARFEKAAELDPGNGTVLLRIALCRRRAGDPAGALRALENIAPEDEAAGPAAVLGAVMSIETGRPELAERFLSRVPADAETLYLRGRLLQDRGDRTEARRCYEQALEVDNGYREALISSANLAYAEGDLALARDRFRKLTEIEPETPRWHFNLGVVFSEMGKPEEAAEEWARAGGFDPEQREASRDAGIFEEARRLQETGQAEAAAELYRRILDDEPFFIAARYNLAISLAAEGDAGAALREYERLLRIDEDYAPAHLNFAILAEAKGMNRDAAYHFRRYLALEPESPQAELVKRRLRQLRGW; encoded by the coding sequence GTGAACACCGGCGCCGATTACGTTCCGTCGCACCCGCACCGTTTCCGGGCGGCTCTGTTCGCGGCCGCCTTCTGCGCCCTGGCGGCCGCGGCGTCCGCGGGGAGCCAGACCAGGTGGATGCGGGAACATCCCGATGTTTCCTGGAATTACCTGCGGTCCTGGGAAGCTCGGCATCAGTGGCTGACTCCCCGCCGCGAGGGGAGACTGCTCTTCCAAAAAGAGCGGCCGGAAGAAGCCCGCCGGGCCCTGGAGGAAGCCGTGCGCCAGGGTGCGGAGGACGGAGAAACCCTCTACGAACTGGGCTACTGCCGCCGGGTGCTGGACGGCGTCGGCGAGGGGTCCCTGGAGTGTTTCAGTCGGGCGGCATCCTGGTTCGAAGTCAACGATCCGGCCCATCCCTATTTTTTCAACTCCCTCTACCTGGCCGGCGACACCTTGTCCGGCCAGGGGAACAACCGGGAAGCCCTGGCCCGGTTCGAAAAGGCGGCGGAGCTCGATCCCGGGAATGGGACCGTCCTTTTGAGGATCGCTCTCTGCCGGCGCCGGGCGGGAGATCCGGCCGGGGCGCTTCGGGCGCTGGAGAATATCGCTCCCGAAGACGAAGCGGCCGGCCCCGCCGCCGTCCTGGGCGCGGTCATGTCGATCGAGACCGGCCGACCGGAACTGGCCGAGCGGTTCCTCTCCCGGGTGCCGGCGGATGCGGAAACCCTTTACCTCCGGGGACGTCTGCTCCAGGACCGAGGCGACAGAACCGAGGCCCGGCGATGCTACGAACAGGCGCTGGAAGTCGACAACGGGTACCGTGAAGCCCTGATCTCTTCGGCCAACCTCGCCTACGCCGAAGGCGACCTCGCGCTGGCCCGCGACCGGTTCCGGAAACTTACGGAGATCGAACCGGAGACCCCCCGCTGGCATTTCAATCTCGGCGTCGTCTTCTCCGAGATGGGGAAGCCGGAGGAAGCGGCGGAGGAATGGGCCCGAGCCGGAGGATTCGATCCGGAGCAGAGGGAGGCGTCTCGCGACGCCGGTATCTTCGAAGAGGCGCGCCGTTTGCAGGAGACCGGTCAGGCCGAAGCCGCGGCCGAGCTGTACCGGCGCATCCTGGACGACGAGCCCTTTTTCATCGCCGCCCGCTATAATCTGGCCATTTCCCTGGCGGCGGAGGGCGACGCCGGGGCGGCCTTGCGCGAATACGAACGCCTGCTGCGCATCGACGAGGACTATGCGCCCGCCCACCTCAACTTCGCGATTCTGGCCGAAGCCAAGGGCATGAACCGCGACGCCGCCTATCATTTCCGGCGCTATCTCGCCCTGGAGCCGGAGAGCCCTCAGGCGGAACTGGTCAAGCGGCGCCTGCGGCAGCTTCGGGGATGGTGA
- a CDS encoding 4Fe-4S dicluster domain-containing protein, which translates to MPRHRIVVKFPPFKIDQPIIYRLAKDFSLIFNILQARVNPEQESILVLEITGENDQCQAGMAYLAKAGLEVQPLSSDINKNEDKCTHCGACLAVCPTGALAVDPETYKVVFDNTRCIACEACVPACPARAMEIHF; encoded by the coding sequence ATGCCCCGGCACAGAATCGTCGTTAAGTTTCCGCCTTTCAAAATCGATCAACCCATCATCTACCGCCTGGCCAAGGATTTCAGCCTGATCTTCAACATCCTCCAGGCGCGGGTCAACCCGGAACAGGAATCGATACTGGTACTGGAAATCACGGGGGAAAACGATCAATGCCAGGCGGGAATGGCCTACCTGGCCAAGGCGGGGCTGGAAGTCCAACCCCTCAGCAGCGACATCAACAAAAACGAAGACAAATGCACGCACTGCGGGGCTTGTCTCGCCGTCTGCCCGACCGGGGCCCTGGCGGTGGACCCGGAAACGTACAAGGTCGTTTTCGACAACACCCGCTGCATCGCTTGCGAAGCCTGCGTTCCGGCCTGCCCGGCCCGAGCCATGGAAATCCACTTTTAA